In Ostrea edulis chromosome 10, xbOstEdul1.1, whole genome shotgun sequence, one genomic interval encodes:
- the LOC125666821 gene encoding alpha-L-fucosidase-like — protein sequence MSSAQAFVFFVVLLFTTSSDCQKYKPTWESIDSRPIPGWYDDAKVGMFINWGVYTVPSCTSEWFWWYWKGQPQAYVVEFMKKFYPPNWTYADFAKQFRAEFYDPKKWKDIIVASGVKYVVLASKHHDGFSMYPTNVTYQWNARDVGPKQDLVGPLKEALQGTGVRFGIYHAMIEWFNPIWLADQKNNLTTQRYVKDYIHPQLHEIINTYKPDILWNDGGWLAPSWYWNSTIFLAWLYNKSPVKENIVVNDRWGSDCFCKHGGIWTCSDRFHPDHLMPHKWVNAMTIDKGSWGFRRNADLSQFYSIEDLLEEVIYTISFGGNILINAAPTSWGTFSPIYEERFRQLGAWLKVNGEAIYKTTPWSHQNDTYSPRTWYTASKADKSVIYCMILDWPLSNEILLGSLKGLQVSSVELMGSDAVMYFFQESQGLRVLFPSINIRKMPCQWAWSLKITFRK from the exons ATGTCTTCTGCACAGGCTTTCGTTTTCTTTGTTGTATTATTATTTACTACGAGTTCAGACTGTCAGAAATATAAACCCACATGGGAGAGTATCGACTCTCGTCCAATTCCTGGTTGGTACGACGATGCCAAAGTGGGCATGTTCATTAACTGGGGAGTTTACACCGTGCCCTCTTGTACCAGTGAGTGGTTCTGGTGGTACTGGAAAGGACAGCCACAAGCATACGTGGTAGAATTCATGAAAAAGTTTTATCCACCGAATTGGACGTATGCAGATTTCGCTAAACAATTCCGTGCCGAGTTTTATGATCCCAAGAAGTGGAAAGATATCATTGTTGCTTCCGGTGTTAA GTATGTAGTTTTGGCATCCAAGCATCATGATGGCTTCAGCATGTACCCAACAAATGTGACATATCAATGGAATGCAAGAGATGTTGGTCCTAAACAAGATCTTGTGG GTCCCTTAAAGGAAGCACTACAAGGAACAGGGGTCAGGTTTGGGATCTATCATGCAATGATTGAGTGGTTCAACCCAATATGGCTGGCAGACCAAAAGAACAATTTAACTACACAAAGATATGTCAAA GACTACATCCACCCACAACTACACGAAATCATCAACACATACAAACCAGATATACTCTGGAATGATGGCGGCTGGCTCGCTCCAAGCTGGTACTGGAACTCCACCATATTCTTGGCCTGGTTATACAATAAGAG TCCTGTCAAAGAAAACATTGTTGTGAATGATCGATGGGGCTCTGACTGTTTTTGCAAACATGGAGGAATATGGACCTGTTCGGATCGTTTTCACCCCG ATCATTTGATGCCACATAAATGGGTGAATGCCATGACGATAGACAAAGGTTCCTGGGGCTTTAGAAGAAATGCGGATCTGAGTCAGTTTTACTCTATAGAAGATCTCCTGGAGGAAGTGATTTACACCATCAG TTTTGGAGGAAACATTCTGATTAATGCTGCACCAACATCTTGGGGCACCTTTTCCCCAATCTATGAGGAACGATTCCGTCAACTTGGGGCGTGGTTAAAGGTGAACGGAGAGGCGATTTATAAAACGACACCGTGGAGTCACCAGAACGACACATACAGCCCAAGAACTTG GTACACAGCATCGAAGGCAGATAAGTCTGTGATTTACTGCATGATCTTGGACTGGCCTCTAAGCAATGAAATCCTCCTGGGATCACTGAAGGGTTTACAAGTTTCTTCAGTTGAACTGATGGGATCAGATGCAGTGATGTATTTTTTCCAGGAATCACAAGGGCTTAGGGTTTTATTCCCTTCCATCAACATCCGTAAAATGCCTTGTCAGTGGGCCTGGAGTTTGAAAATCACATTCCGAAAATAG